In one window of Tubulanus polymorphus chromosome 3, tnTubPoly1.2, whole genome shotgun sequence DNA:
- the LOC141901167 gene encoding low-density lipoprotein receptor-related protein 3-like isoform X2: MSWLKMKVNFVIHFMTVLFICDTIAPVESSNNALRSCLKYPTVKLHDIRGEIRSPDYRTNSCKRWRINVPAGSTLTISFNDLDFPMGKSRMCGDSYVELADGNKNQWRYCKDIMKILPPVFMSNSSVIVTYQTGGQGTGRGFNLNYISGPVRFNNTCRSDEFKCLSGKCIYDKWRCNGMRECSDGSDEHRCSAGIHRPTPITEYCHIEQFSCISVKTGRSTCFYNVKKCDGVNDCVSRVDEIGCQRRSCGGHVEGLLGIIQTPHFVQGYYPANMNCVWSIHAPPGVRIQLRFKTFDFGVETDYLTIYDGPIYSKRVGKYNMNNHPPRFLESTSSEFVLRFYSDNPQPFGSIIGHGFNLTYQRKGICFPDQTRCHGEINCYDSYEKCDGVWNCKSYGSDEKNCPRCKGTPDSFPCSTDSNRCYALSERCNGLGYCLDNKDEINCSADICGPHNGTYLCSNKKCIFESWLCDGTNDCDDGSDEHNCTAVPSVRVILAAVVGSLICGLVLVIALGCTIKLFALRLHENGSGFDTPMSRLQAEFMRIPAPPPYHEAMRSSRPFEEVMAQIRAARLQRGGSGGAAAGGVNPLYERVHCDNEESGDTSAAAQMEELPDNYVIIHTQQEETGDDRQQHGADGAGETNRASRSLSGDSSDSECILSDSYRSRNTSGQSTASSSCLIIDNDSSTTQDNLNHGAISLIPLPDDDEDDDKEDEALIKPSDSSNSVCILAEDDERIVDIDNTQSLEDDYSPVVNRRAVITSYSDNPAFSLDEIDEPASTR, translated from the exons ATGTCATGGTTGAAAATGAAAGTTAACTTTGTCATTCATTTCATGACTGTTTTATTTATctgtg atACTATTGCTCCAGTGGAATCCAGTAATAATGCGCTGCGTT cGTGTTTAAAATATCCGACAGTAAAATTACACGATATACGCGGAGAAATCAGAAGTCCGGACTATCGGACTAACTCGTGTAAACGATGGCGCATTAATGTACCCGCTGGTTCTACTTTAACTATCAG TTTCAATGATCTCGACTTTCCGATGGGCAAGAGTCGGATGTGTGGTGATAGCTATGTTGAATTAGCCGATGGGAATAAAAACCAGTGGCGATATTGTAAagatataatgaaaattttgcCGCCTGTATTTATGAGTAACTCATCGGTGATAGTGACATATCAAACAGGAGGTCAGGGTACAGGAAGAggattcaatttgaattatatttctg GTCCGGTTCGTTTCAATAATACTTGTCGTAGTGATGAATTTAAATGTTTAAGCGGTAAATGTATCTATGATAAATGGCGTTGTAACGGAATGAGAGAATGTTCTGATGGAAGTGATGAACATCGTTGTTCTGCAG GTATTCACCGACCGACACCGATAACTGAATACTGTCACATCGAACAGTTCAGTTGTATATCAGTCAAAACTGGACGAAGTACATGTTTTTACAACGTGAAGAAATGTGATGGAGTCAACGATTGTGTGTCTAGAGTCGATGAAATCGGTTGTC AACGACGCTCATGTGGAGGACACGTCGAAGGATTGCTAGGAATTATCCAGACGCCTCATTTCGTTCAGGGGTATTACCCGGCTAATATGAACTGCGTATGGTCGATACATGCGCCACCTGGTGTAAGGATTCAACTGCGATTTAAAACGTTTGATTTCGGAGTCGAGACGGACTATCTGACGATCTACGACGGACCGATATACTCTAAAAGAGTCGGTAAATACAACATGAATAATCATCCACCGCGATTCCTAGAATCGACGTCCAGTGAATTCGTGTTGAGATTCTACAGCGATAATCCGCAACCATTCGGAAGCATCATCGGTCACGGATTCAACCTCACTTATCAACGAAAAG GTATATGTTTCCCTGATCAGACGCGATGTCACGGAGAGATAAACTGTTACGATAGTTACGAGAAATGCGACGGTGTTTGGAATTGTAAGAGTTACGGATCGGATGAGAAAAACTGTC CTCGATGTAAAGGTACTCCGGACTCGTTCCCGTGTAGCACAGATAGTAATCGTTGTTACGCTCTGTCTGAACGTTGTAATGGTCTCGGATACTGTCTCGATAATAAAGACGAAATCAATTGCA GTGCTGATATATGCGGTCCTCATAATGGTACTTATCTATGCTCGAACAAGAAATGTATATTTGAATCTTGGTTGTGCGACGGTACGAATGACTGCGATGATGGAAGTGATGAACACAATTGTACAG cTGTGCCGTCAGTGCGTGTGATACTAGCAGCTGTAGTCGGTTCATTAATCTGCGGCCTCGTTCTCGTTATCGCGCTCGGTTGTACCATTAAACTATTCGCGTTACGTCTGCACGAAAACGGTAGCGGATTCGATACGCCGATGTCTCGATTACAAGCCGAATTCATGCGTATACCGGCGCCGCCGCCGTATCACGAAGCGATGAGATCGTCGCGACCGTTCGAAGAAGTGATGGCTCAAATTCGCGCTGCGCGACTCCAGCGAGGAGGATCCGGAGGAGCCGCAGCCGGAGGTGTGAATCCGTTGTATGAACGAGTTCACTGCGATAACGAGGAATCCGGTGACACGTCTGCTGCTGCTCAGATGGAAGAACTACCCGATAATTACGTTATAATTCACACGCAACAAGAAGAAACCGGCGACGATCGACAGCAGCACGGAGCAGACGGAGCAGGAGAGACTAATCGAGCCAGTCGTAGTTTGAGCGGAGATAGTTCCGATTCTGAATGTATTTTATCCGATAGTTACCGATCTCGTAATACGAGCGGTCAGAGTAcggcgtcgtcgtcgtgtTTAATTATCGATAACGATTCATCGACAACTCAGGATAATTTAAATCATGGTGCTATAAGTTTAATACCGCTAcccgacgacgacgaggacGACGACAAGGAGGACGAAGCGTTGATTAAACCTAGCGATAGTTCGAATTCCGTTTGTATTCTAGCGGAGGACGATGAAAGGATTGTAGATATCGATAATACTCAATCGCTCGAGGACGATTATTCCCCGGTTGTGAATCGGCGTGCGGTTATAACGTCTTATTCGGACAATCCAGCTTTCAGTTTGGATGAAATAGATGAACCAGCGTCAACG AGATGA
- the LOC141901167 gene encoding low-density lipoprotein receptor-related protein 3-like isoform X1, producing the protein MSWLKMKVNFVIHFMTVLFICDTIAPVESSNNALRSCLKYPTVKLHDIRGEIRSPDYRTNSCKRWRINVPAGSTLTISFNDLDFPMGKSRMCGDSYVELADGNKNQWRYCKDIMKILPPVFMSNSSVIVTYQTGGQGTGRGFNLNYISGPVRFNNTCRSDEFKCLSGKCIYDKWRCNGMRECSDGSDEHRCSAGIHRPTPITEYCHIEQFSCISVKTGRSTCFYNVKKCDGVNDCVSRVDEIGCQRRSCGGHVEGLLGIIQTPHFVQGYYPANMNCVWSIHAPPGVRIQLRFKTFDFGVETDYLTIYDGPIYSKRVGKYNMNNHPPRFLESTSSEFVLRFYSDNPQPFGSIIGHGFNLTYQRKGICFPDQTRCHGEINCYDSYEKCDGVWNCKSYGSDEKNCPRCKGTPDSFPCSTDSNRCYALSERCNGLGYCLDNKDEINCSADICGPHNGTYLCSNKKCIFESWLCDGTNDCDDGSDEHNCTAVPSVRVILAAVVGSLICGLVLVIALGCTIKLFALRLHENGSGFDTPMSRLQAEFMRIPAPPPYHEAMRSSRPFEEVMAQIRAARLQRGGSGGAAAGGVNPLYERVHCDNEESGDTSAAAQMEELPDNYVIIHTQQEETGDDRQQHGADGAGETNRASRSLSGDSSDSECILSDSYRSRNTSGQSTASSSCLIIDNDSSTTQDNLNHGAISLIPLPDDDEDDDKEDEALIKPSDSSNSVCILAEDDERIVDIDNTQSLEDDYSPVVNRRAVITSYSDNPAFSLDEIDEPASTVIIEQDE; encoded by the exons ATGTCATGGTTGAAAATGAAAGTTAACTTTGTCATTCATTTCATGACTGTTTTATTTATctgtg atACTATTGCTCCAGTGGAATCCAGTAATAATGCGCTGCGTT cGTGTTTAAAATATCCGACAGTAAAATTACACGATATACGCGGAGAAATCAGAAGTCCGGACTATCGGACTAACTCGTGTAAACGATGGCGCATTAATGTACCCGCTGGTTCTACTTTAACTATCAG TTTCAATGATCTCGACTTTCCGATGGGCAAGAGTCGGATGTGTGGTGATAGCTATGTTGAATTAGCCGATGGGAATAAAAACCAGTGGCGATATTGTAAagatataatgaaaattttgcCGCCTGTATTTATGAGTAACTCATCGGTGATAGTGACATATCAAACAGGAGGTCAGGGTACAGGAAGAggattcaatttgaattatatttctg GTCCGGTTCGTTTCAATAATACTTGTCGTAGTGATGAATTTAAATGTTTAAGCGGTAAATGTATCTATGATAAATGGCGTTGTAACGGAATGAGAGAATGTTCTGATGGAAGTGATGAACATCGTTGTTCTGCAG GTATTCACCGACCGACACCGATAACTGAATACTGTCACATCGAACAGTTCAGTTGTATATCAGTCAAAACTGGACGAAGTACATGTTTTTACAACGTGAAGAAATGTGATGGAGTCAACGATTGTGTGTCTAGAGTCGATGAAATCGGTTGTC AACGACGCTCATGTGGAGGACACGTCGAAGGATTGCTAGGAATTATCCAGACGCCTCATTTCGTTCAGGGGTATTACCCGGCTAATATGAACTGCGTATGGTCGATACATGCGCCACCTGGTGTAAGGATTCAACTGCGATTTAAAACGTTTGATTTCGGAGTCGAGACGGACTATCTGACGATCTACGACGGACCGATATACTCTAAAAGAGTCGGTAAATACAACATGAATAATCATCCACCGCGATTCCTAGAATCGACGTCCAGTGAATTCGTGTTGAGATTCTACAGCGATAATCCGCAACCATTCGGAAGCATCATCGGTCACGGATTCAACCTCACTTATCAACGAAAAG GTATATGTTTCCCTGATCAGACGCGATGTCACGGAGAGATAAACTGTTACGATAGTTACGAGAAATGCGACGGTGTTTGGAATTGTAAGAGTTACGGATCGGATGAGAAAAACTGTC CTCGATGTAAAGGTACTCCGGACTCGTTCCCGTGTAGCACAGATAGTAATCGTTGTTACGCTCTGTCTGAACGTTGTAATGGTCTCGGATACTGTCTCGATAATAAAGACGAAATCAATTGCA GTGCTGATATATGCGGTCCTCATAATGGTACTTATCTATGCTCGAACAAGAAATGTATATTTGAATCTTGGTTGTGCGACGGTACGAATGACTGCGATGATGGAAGTGATGAACACAATTGTACAG cTGTGCCGTCAGTGCGTGTGATACTAGCAGCTGTAGTCGGTTCATTAATCTGCGGCCTCGTTCTCGTTATCGCGCTCGGTTGTACCATTAAACTATTCGCGTTACGTCTGCACGAAAACGGTAGCGGATTCGATACGCCGATGTCTCGATTACAAGCCGAATTCATGCGTATACCGGCGCCGCCGCCGTATCACGAAGCGATGAGATCGTCGCGACCGTTCGAAGAAGTGATGGCTCAAATTCGCGCTGCGCGACTCCAGCGAGGAGGATCCGGAGGAGCCGCAGCCGGAGGTGTGAATCCGTTGTATGAACGAGTTCACTGCGATAACGAGGAATCCGGTGACACGTCTGCTGCTGCTCAGATGGAAGAACTACCCGATAATTACGTTATAATTCACACGCAACAAGAAGAAACCGGCGACGATCGACAGCAGCACGGAGCAGACGGAGCAGGAGAGACTAATCGAGCCAGTCGTAGTTTGAGCGGAGATAGTTCCGATTCTGAATGTATTTTATCCGATAGTTACCGATCTCGTAATACGAGCGGTCAGAGTAcggcgtcgtcgtcgtgtTTAATTATCGATAACGATTCATCGACAACTCAGGATAATTTAAATCATGGTGCTATAAGTTTAATACCGCTAcccgacgacgacgaggacGACGACAAGGAGGACGAAGCGTTGATTAAACCTAGCGATAGTTCGAATTCCGTTTGTATTCTAGCGGAGGACGATGAAAGGATTGTAGATATCGATAATACTCAATCGCTCGAGGACGATTATTCCCCGGTTGTGAATCGGCGTGCGGTTATAACGTCTTATTCGGACAATCCAGCTTTCAGTTTGGATGAAATAGATGAACCAGCGTCAACGGTAATAATTGAACAGGACGAATGA